The window AAGTGCGTCGGCACGCCTTCCTTCTCGAGGAAACCGTAGATGAGGGTGCTGATGGCGTTGTTGAGGCGGCCCTTGTCCTCGAACTGCGCCTTCTTCTCGCCGTTGAAGGCGGTGGCATCATTCTTGAACTCCATGCGCAGGACGTTCGGGTCCTCCGTGGCCCAGAGACGCTTCGCCTTTCCCTCGTAGAGCGGTTCCATGGGGGAGAGGTATGGAGACGCCGGGCGGGGGTCAAGCGGGGGGACCGCGGTTTTGTGAAAATCTCCGGACGGGGGGAGTCGGGACCGCTTGCCGCGGTCACTGCTTCGGAACGTTCCGCTCGACCCTATTCTTGTCGAGGAAGGCGTTAAAAACGTCGGGTCCGATCGACGACTTCACCGAGAATGTTGCTACGGGCCGCTCTTGTTTCCCATCATAGGAATGAACACTCTCGCATTCGAAGCAGATGAGGAGTTCCAGTTTCTTGTCGCCCTTGGTGTAGATGATGCCGTGCCGTGGATTGAAGCAAAGGAAGGCCTCGACGGCTCCGTCCTTGCGAATGCTCGCGCGGATGGACTTTGCGAGTTCCGTGAGAAGCTCCTTCCTCGCTATGGCATCGGTCACCTTCGCGCGGCCCAAGATGGGATAGCGGTGAAACTTCGGCGGCGCCTCCTTGGCGTCCTTCTCTCCCTCTCCGGCTGGCGGTTTGGAAAGCTGCGATGGGTAGAGGGAGAGGATCTCGATGGTGCCATCATCGGCTGCCATCTCTTCCATCTGGGCAGCGGTTTTTTCAAGGTCCTCAATCCACGTCTTCAACTCGAACTCGGCCCGGAGCGGGGTGAGGAATGACAGGCACAACAGCAACCGGAGGATGATATTCACGGAAAGGGGAGAGTTGTAGGAGTCGTCTCAATCACCGCTCGAAAAGTCGCCATTGGCCACGACGTTCTGGCCGGCGGCGTTGCCGGTGGCGGTGTTGGTGGAGAAGGCGGTAGGCAGCAGGCCTTTCTCCAGCGCCAGGCCGGGGCCGAGGTTCTTTTCGAGGATGTTGTTCTCGAAGATCAGGCGGGCGGCGGCGGTGCGGACGGCCATGCCGCCGAGCAGGTTTTCCCGGCAGCGGTTGGCGTGGACGCGGCCGGAGCCGGCGGCGGCCACCACGATGCCGTACTCGCGGTTGGCGCGCAGGTCGCAGTTGCCGATGACCACGTTGTCGGCGGTGGTGCCGACCACGATGCCATTGCCGCTGTTGTCGCGGGCGACGCTCTGGTGGATGGCCGCGGAGCCACCGTCCCACAGGTCAAAACCGTGGCCGATGTTGCTCGTGGCCTCGCATTCGGAGAGTTCGATGCGGCTGCCGGCCCCGCGGACGGCCACGCCGTCCCAGCCATTGTTCTCAAACAGGCAGCGGGTGGCAGTCACCCGGCCGGCCTCGACGACTGCGAGCCCGTGGCCGGCGGCATCGGCGGCCCGGCAATCGCTGAGCGAGATTTCCGCGCCGCGGACCAGCACGGCGGAGAAGCGGTCATTCCCGGCCTCGAAGCCGCGGTGGCGGAAGGTGATGCCGCTGACCCGGGTGCCGCCGGAATGGCGTCCGAAGGTGGCGGCGGTGCTTTCGGAGGCCTCCACTTCCACGAAGGTTTTGTCGCGGCCCGCGCCCTCAAGGGAGATCGCCTTGTCGATGATCAAGGGGCCCGTGAAGGTTCCCTCGGCGACCACGATGCGGTCGCGGTCGCGCGCCGAGGCGATGGCGTCGGCCAGCTTCGGGTAGTCGGCCGGCACCTGGATGGTGCGGGTGTAGGCGGCGATCTTTTGGTAGAGCGTGGCGATTTCGGCGTCTTCCGGGGCAAGGGCGGCGGCTTCCCGCAGCCACTCGTAGGCGTTCCGGTCGAAGGCGCCGGTGTCGCGCTGCTTGGCGGCATCGAAGAGCTGGCGGGCGCGCTGGCGGTCCTTCGCTTCCTTGTCCCGGCCGGCGCGAATCTCGGCGAGCAGGGCATTCCCCTCCGGATCGCCGGGAAAGGAGTCGGCGAGCTGCTTCGCCTTGAAGTCGGCCTCGTCCCAGCGGCGCTTCTGGATGGCGGCGGAGGTGGCGGTGACCAGTTCCTCGCGCGCCTGGGTACTGCGTGCCTGCTCGGCCTTTTGGAGCAGCTCGGCGATTTCCTTCTGGTTCGGATACTTCTCCAGCACCTTGCGGGCCGCGCTGATCGCATCCTCGAGGCGGCCGAGTTCGAAGGCATTGGTCGCCTCGCCGGACCAGTAGCCGACGAATTGCCGCTGCTCTTCCTCCATCCCGGCCTCAATGCTGCGCCGGCCGATCTCGGAGGTCTTCGTGCCGGGCCGGATCTGGTCGATCTCGTTGTAGGCCGAGGTGGCCTCGGGCCAGCGGCGGGCCTCGATCATCATCGCGCCGAGTCGCTCCAGAAAGGCCAGCCGCTCGTTCACCCGCAGTTTCTGATCGGCCAGGTGCTTCAGGTAAATCGCGCCGCCACCGGCGACCGCTACCAGCAGGATCAGGAAAACCGCTGCGACGCGGGCGGCGAGGCCGCGCCTGGGTTCCTCGGGGAAATCTTCGTCCTCGTCCAGCGGCTCCACTGCGGGAGCGGGGGACGGAGCGGGGGCGGGCGTCGTCGCGACCGGTGGAGGGGGTGGCGGGGTCGGCGAAGGGGGAGGCGGGGTAAGCGCAGGGGGCGGAGTTTCGGCCTTGGGTTCCTCGGGCGGGGATCCGCGCGCCGCGACCATCCATTCACGGGCTCTCACGACGTGCTCCGGCTCCTTTTCGGACTCCTCGCGGAGGACGGCGAGGGCCTTGTCGAACTCGATGAGGCCGTCCTGGTAGCGCAGCGCCAGCGTCTCATTCGGAGCGCTGCGGACCAGTTCCGCGATCTGGTTCCGCGCGGCGGCGAATTCCCCCAGGCGGTTCTTCACGTCTTCTTCCGCGGACAATCCGAGTGTGCGCCGTGCTTCCTCCAAGGTCATGCCACCGGCGCTG is drawn from Luteolibacter arcticus and contains these coding sequences:
- a CDS encoding right-handed parallel beta-helix repeat-containing protein, translating into MTLEEARRTLGLSAEEDVKNRLGEFAAARNQIAELVRSAPNETLALRYQDGLIEFDKALAVLREESEKEPEHVVRAREWMVAARGSPPEEPKAETPPPALTPPPPSPTPPPPPPVATTPAPAPSPAPAVEPLDEDEDFPEEPRRGLAARVAAVFLILLVAVAGGGAIYLKHLADQKLRVNERLAFLERLGAMMIEARRWPEATSAYNEIDQIRPGTKTSEIGRRSIEAGMEEEQRQFVGYWSGEATNAFELGRLEDAISAARKVLEKYPNQKEIAELLQKAEQARSTQAREELVTATSAAIQKRRWDEADFKAKQLADSFPGDPEGNALLAEIRAGRDKEAKDRQRARQLFDAAKQRDTGAFDRNAYEWLREAAALAPEDAEIATLYQKIAAYTRTIQVPADYPKLADAIASARDRDRIVVAEGTFTGPLIIDKAISLEGAGRDKTFVEVEASESTAATFGRHSGGTRVSGITFRHRGFEAGNDRFSAVLVRGAEISLSDCRAADAAGHGLAVVEAGRVTATRCLFENNGWDGVAVRGAGSRIELSECEATSNIGHGFDLWDGGSAAIHQSVARDNSGNGIVVGTTADNVVIGNCDLRANREYGIVVAAAGSGRVHANRCRENLLGGMAVRTAAARLIFENNILEKNLGPGLALEKGLLPTAFSTNTATGNAAGQNVVANGDFSSGD